A genomic stretch from Oncorhynchus tshawytscha isolate Ot180627B linkage group LG07, Otsh_v2.0, whole genome shotgun sequence includes:
- the cast gene encoding calpastatin isoform X49, which produces MSQPRQYSPTSVAQVAVNPAQFEVQVEVVPQGAKAAKKELAVDPFDALADSLPSSESFAPAAHVYTGPEVIEHGLTSKKGVICGGNDCPLPPGYRFEDMAPVADVKPKDVPKPMSTDEALDSLSFGFTTSMPPIPQKQEKKVEDLAAIDALSAGFSNFAPPPPAPIKKAEEFKSAPVTKSSAPPVDKKAKVEKFADDFSLMSGLDSPLATKPKTDESVPTTSSKVDMAKKDPAKLVTAVAAPATAAGDASLKGPQTKVQVEVVPPGAKAAKEPAPMHPAKATPLTTGGGNIVGEVTTPWKAEVPKFQECPEQTAKSVPTTSSKVDMAKKDPAKLVTAVAAPAAAAGYASLKGPQTKKVEDLAAVDALSAGFSNFAPPPPAPIKKAEEFKSAPVTKSPAPLVDKKAKVEKFADDFSLMSGLDSPLAIKPKTDEVQVEVVPPGAKAAKEPAPMHPAKATPLTTGGGNIVGEVTTPWKAEVPKLQESPEQTAKSVPTTSSKVDMAKKDPAKLVTSVAAPAAVAGDASLKGPQTKVQVEVVPPGAKAAKEPAPMHPAKATPLTTGGGNIVGEVTTQWKAEVPKLQESPEQTAKVQVEVVPPGAKAAKKELAVDPFDALADSLPSSESFAPAAHVYTGPEVIEHGLSSKKAVICGGNDCPLPPGYRFEDMAPVADVKPKDVPKPMSTDEALDSLSFGFTTSMPPIPQKQEKKVEDLAAIDALSAGFSNFAPPPPAPIKKAEEFKSAPVTKSPAPPVDKKAKVEKFADDFSLMSGLDSPLATKPKTDEVQVEVVPPGAKAAKGPAPMHPAKATPLTTGGGNIVGEVTTPWKAEVPKLQESPEQTAKSVPTTSSKVDMAKKDPAKLVTAVAAPAAAAGDASLKGPQTKVQVEVVPQGAKAAKKELAVDPFDALADSLPSSESFAPAAHVYTGPEVIEHGLSSKKGVICGGNDCPLPPGYRFEDMSPVADVKPKDVPKPMSTDEALDSLSFGFTSSMAPIPQKQEKKVEDLAAIDALSAGFSNFAPPPPAPIKKAEEFKSAPVTKSPAPPVDKKAKVEKFADDFSLMSGLDSPLATKPKTDESVPTTSSKVDMAKKDPAKLVTAVAAPAAVAGDASLKGPQTKVQVEVVPPGAKAAKEPAPMHPAKATPLTTGGGNIVGEVTTPWKAEVPKLQESPEQTAKSVPTTSSKVDMAKKDPAKLVTAVAAPAAAAGDASLKGPQTKVQVEVVPPGAKAAKEPAPMHPAKATPLTTGGGNIVGEVTTPWKAEVPKLQECPEQTAKSVPTTSSKVDMAKKDPAKLVAAVAAPAAAAGDAFLKGPQTKKVEDLAAVDALSAGFSNFAPPPPAPIKKAEEFKSAPVTKSPAPPVDKKAKVEKFADDFSLMSGLDSPLATKPKTDEGGSMSLDALSALGHSLPAPEPAPEPPKIRHEDIVTEGKLTSKKGVFVGERDDTLPPKYRFTENKVKDLPPLKPEPSLDSGEALDILSGDFMSSCVAPAVHAPVLCPPALPTQASDDFALDALAGDFVAPAVAPAVKSAVDRQLSRGTVDALDTLSDSLMDKAPIPEPAPVSVRDIVKEKKVIEEKLTKVGERDDSLPAEYRPTEKDRKAMAEAKVQADVRPKQPSMDDSKALDLLSRDLSSSAGPAAASVAVTAEQRQPRLEPMSAPVLDDLAGTLLPDTPEFKSKGDKPKNKSRSKSKKQRKEDPSSIDHLPGQLSSDVVSASTNKDGKS; this is translated from the exons GCCCCAGTTGCAGATGTCAAGCCAAAAGATGTCCCG AAACCCATGAGCACCGATGAGGCTCTGGACTCCCTGTCCTTTGGGTTCACAACCTCAATGCCTCCCATCCCTCAGAAACAGGAGAAG AAAGTGGAAGACTTGGCTGCCATTGATGCCTTGTCTGCTGGCTTCTCAAACTTTGCTCCGCCTCCACCCGCTCCCATCAAG AAAGCTGAAGAGTTTAAGTCTGCACCTGTGACCAAGTCTTCTGCTCCCCCCGTTGACAAGAAAGCTAAGGTGGAAAAG ttTGCTGATGACTTCTCTCTAATGTCAGGATTGGACTCCCCACTGGCTACCAAGCCCAAGACAGATGAG AGTGTGCCCACCACATCAAGCAAAGTTGACATGGCTAAAAAGGATCCTGCTAAGTTGGTTACGGCTGTTGCTGCACCAGCTACCGCGGCTGGAGATGCCTCTCTGAAGGGGCCACAGACTAAG GTACAGGTGGAAGTAGTTCCCCCAGGAGCTAAGGCAGCCAAAGAG CCAGCACCCATGCACCCAGCCAAAGCTACACCTCTTACCACAGGAGGAGGCAATATTGTAGGGGAGGTTACAACGCCATGGAAAGCTGAAGTACCAAAGTTTCAAGAGTGTCCGGAACAGACAGCCAAG AGTGTGCCCACCACATCAAGCAAAGTTGACATGGCTAAAAAGGATCCTGCTAAGTTGGTCACGGCTGTTGCTGCACCAGCTGCCGCGGCTGGATATGCCTCTCTGAAGGGGCCACAGACTAAG AAAGTTGAGGATTTGGCTGCCGTTGATGCCTTGTCTGCTGGCTTTTCCAACTTTGCTCCACCTCCACCTGCTCCCATCAAG AAAGCTGAAGAGTTTAAGTCTGCACCTGTGACCAAGTCTCCTGCTCCCCTTGTTGACAAGAAAGCTAAGGTGGAAAAG TTTGCTGATGACTTCTCTCTGATGTCAGGATTGGACTCCCCACTGGCCATCAAGCCCAAGACGGATGAG GTACAGGTGGAAGTAGTTCCCCCAGGAGCTAAGGCAGCCAAAGAG CCAGCACCCATGCACCCAGCCAAAGCTACACCTCTTACCACGGGAGGAGGCAATATTGTAGGGGAGGTTACAACACCATGGAAAGCTGAAGTACCAAAGCTTCAAGAATCTCCGGAACAGACAGCCAAG AGTGTGCCCACCACATCAAGCAAAGTTGACATGGCTAAAAAGGATCCTGCTAAGTTGGTTACTTCTGTTGCTGCACCAGCTGCCGTGGCTGGAGATGCCTCTCTGAAGGGGCCACAGACTAAG GTACAGGTGGAAGTAGTTCCCCCAGGAGCTAAAGCAGCCAAAGAG CCGGCACCCATGCACCCAGCCAAAGCTACACCTCTTACCACGGGAGGAGGCAATATTGTAGGGGAGGTTACAACGCAATGGAAAGCTGAAGTACCAAAGCTTCAAGAGTCTCCGGAACAGACAGCCAAG GTACAGGTGGAAGTAGTTCCCCCAGGAGCTAAGGCAGCCAAAAAG GAGCTTGCTGTGGACCCGTTCGATGCCCTGGCTGATTCCTTACCCTCATCAGAGTCTTTCGCCCCTGCAGCCCATGTATACACCGGGCCAGAGGTGATAGAG CATGGATTATCCTCAAAGAAGGCAGTGATCTGTGGGGGTAACGACTGCCCACTGCCCCCAGGATACCGATTTGAAGACATG GCCCCAGTTGCAGATGTCAAGCCAAAAGATGTCCCG AAACCCATGAGCACCGATGAGGCTCTGGACTCCCTGTCCTTTGGGTTCACAACCTCAATGCCTCCCATCCCTCAGAAACAGGAGAAG AAAGTGGAAGACTTGGCTGCCATTGATGCCTTGTCTGCTGGCTTCTCAAACTTTGCTCCGCCTCCACCCGCTCCCATCAAG AAAGCTGAAGAGTTTAAGTCTGCACCTGTGACCAAGTCTCCTGCTCCCCCCGTTGACAAGAAAGCTAAGGTGGAAAAG ttTGCTGATGACTTCTCTCTGATGTCAGGATTGGACTCCCCACTGGCCACCAAGCCCAAGACAGATGAG GTACAGGTGGAAGTAGTTCCCCCAGGAGCTAAGGCAGCCAAAGGG CCAGCACCCATGCACCCAGCCAAAGCTACACCTCTTACCACGGGAGGAGGCAATATTGTAGGGGAGGTTACAACGCCATGGAAAGCTGAAGTACCGAAGCTTCAAGAATCTCCGGAACAGACAGCCAAG AGTGTGCCCACCACATCAAGCAAAGTTGACATGGCTAAAAAGGATCCTGCTAAGTTGGTTACGGCTGTTGCTGCACCAGCTGCCGCGGCTGGAGATGCCTCTCTGAAGGGGCCACAGACTAAG GTACAGGTGGAAGTAGTTCCCCAAGGAGCTAAGGCAGCCAAAAAG GAGCTTGCTGTGGACCCGTTCGATGCCCTGGCTGATTCCTTACCCTCATCAGAGTCTTTCGCCCCTGCAGCCCATGTATACACCGGGCCAGAGGTGATAGAG CATGGATTATCCTCAAAGAAGGGAGTGATCTGTGGGGGGAACGACTGCCCACTGCCCCCAGGATACCGATTTGAAGACATG TCCCCAGTTGCAGATGTCAAGCCAAAAGATGTCCCG AAACCCATGAGCACCGATGAGGCTCTGGACTCCCTGTCCTTTGGGTTCACAAGCTCTATGGCTCCCATCCCTCAGAAACAGGAGAAG AAAGTGGAAGACTTGGCTGCCATTGATGCCTTGTCTGCTGGCTTCTCAAACTTTGCTCCGCCTCCACCCGCTCCCATCAAG AAAGCTGAAGAGTTTAAGTCTGCACCTGTGACCAAGTCTCCTGCTCCCCCCGTTGACAAGAAAGCTAAGGTGGAAAAG ttTGCTGATGACTTCTCTCTGATGTCAGGATTGGACTCCCCACTGGCTACCAAGCCCAAGACAGATGAG AGTGTGCCCACCACATCAAGCAAAGTTGACATGGCTAAAAAGGATCCTGCTAAGTTGGTCACGGCTGTTGCTGCACCAGCTGCCGTGGCTGGAGATGCCTCTCTGAAGGGGCCACAGACTAAG GTACAGGTGGAAGTAGTTCCCCCAGGAGCTAAGGCAGCCAAAGAG CCAGCACCCATGCACCCAGCCAAAGCTACACCTCTTACCACGGGAGGAGGCAATATTGTAGGGGAGGTTACAACGCCATGGAAAGCTGAAGTACCAAAGCTTCAAGAATCTCCGGAACAGACAGCCAAG AGTGTGCCCACCACATCAAGCAAAGTTGACATGGCTAAAAAGGATCCTGCTAAGTTGGTTACGGCTGTTGCTGCACCAGCTGCCGCGGCTGGAGATGCCTCTCTGAAGGGGCCACAGACTAAG GTACAGGTGGAAGTAGTTCCCCCAGGAGCTAAGGCAGCCAAAGAG CCAGCACCCATGCACCCAGCCAAAGCTACACCTCTTACCACAGGAGGAGGCAATATTGTAGGGGAGGTGACAACGCCATGGAAAGCTGAAGTACCAAAGCTTCAAGAGTGTCCGGAACAGACAGCCAAG AGTGTGCCCACCACATCAAGCAAAGTTGACATGGCTAAAAAGGATCCTGCTAAGTTGGTTGCGGCTGTTGCTGCACCAGCTGCCGCAGCTGGAGATGCCTTTCTGAAGGGGCCACAGACTAAG AAAGTTGAGGATTTGGCTGCCGTTGATGCCTTGTCTGCTGGCTTTTCCAACTTTGCTCCACCTCCACCTGCTCCCATCAAG AAAGCTGAAGAGTTTAAGTCTGCACCTGTGACCAAGTCTCCTGCTCCCCCCGTTGACAAGAAAGCTAAGGTGGAAAAG ttTGCTGATGACTTCTCTCTGATGTCAGGATTGGACTCCCCACTGGCCACCAAGCCCAAGACAGATGAG gGTGGCTCCATGTCCCTGGATGCTCTCAGTGCTCTGGGACACTCTCTGCCTGCTCCAGAACCAGCACCTGAACCTCCCAAGATCAGACATGAGGACATAGTCACG GAGGGCAAACTCACATCGAAGAAGGGAGTTTTTGTGGGTGAGCGAGATGACACACTCCCACCAAAGTACAGGTTCACAGAAAACAAAGTCAAAGACCTGCCTCCTCTGAAGCCAGAG ccctccctgGACTCTGGTGAGGCTCTGGATATCTTGTCAGGTGACTTCATGTCTTCCTGTGTGGCTCCAGCTGTCCATGCTCCTGTCCTCTGCCCCCCAGCTCTTCCCACACAG GCCTCAGATGACTTTGCCTTGGATGCCCTGGCAGGGGACTTTGTAGCCCCAGCTGTTGCTCCTGCAGTCAAATCTGCTGTTGACCGCCAG ctatctagagggacagtagatgctCTGGATACCTTGTCAGACTCCCTGATGGACAAGGCTCCTATCCCAGAGCCTGCTCCTGTCTCAGTCAGAGACATCGTCAAG GAGAAAAAGGTTATAGAGGAGAAGCTTACCAaagtgggggagagggatgaCAGCCTTCCAGCTGAGTACCGGCCCACAGAGAAAGACCGAAAG GCAATGGCAGAGGCCAAAGTCCAGGCTGATGTTAGACCCAAGCAG CCGTCAATGGATGACAGCAAGGCCCTTGACCTCTTGTCTAGAGACTTGTCTTCATCCGCTGGTCCAGCTGCAGCCTCCGTAGCCgtgacagcagagcagagacagCCCAGACTGGAG CCCATGTCTGCCCCTGTCCTGGATGACCTGGCAGGCACCTTGCTCCCAGACACCCCCGAGTTCAAATCCAAGGGAGACAAGCCAAAG AACAAGTCAAGGTCAAAGTCAAAG AAACAAAGGAAGGAGGATCCGTCATCCATAGACCATCTGCCTGGACAGCTGAGTTCAGACGTAGTGTCAGCATCCACAAATAAGGATGGCAAGAGCTAG
- the cast gene encoding calpastatin isoform X50, producing MSQPRQYSPTSVAQVAVNPAQFEAPVADVKPKDVPKPMSTDEALDSLSFGFTTSMPPIPQKQEKKVEDLAAIDALSAGFSNFAPPPPAPIKKAEEFKSAPVTKSSAPPVDKKAKVEKFADDFSLMSGLDSPLATKPKTDESVPTTSSKVDMAKKDPAKLVTAVAAPATAAGDASLKGPQTKVQVEVVPPGAKAAKEPAPMHPAKATPLTTGGGNIVGEVTTPWKAEVPKFQECPEQTAKSVPTTSSKVDMAKKDPAKLVTAVAAPAAAAGYASLKGPQTKKVEDLAAVDALSAGFSNFAPPPPAPIKKAEEFKSAPVTKSPAPLVDKKAKVEKFADDFSLMSGLDSPLAIKPKTDEVQVEVVPPGAKAAKEPAPMHPAKATPLTTGGGNIVGEVTTPWKAEVPKLQESPEQTAKSVPTTSSKVDMAKKDPAKLVTSVAAPAAVAGDASLKGPQTKVQVEVVPPGAKAAKEPAPMHPAKATPLTTGGGNIVGEVTTQWKAEVPKLQESPEQTAKVQVEVVPPGAKAAKKELAVDPFDALADSLPSSESFAPAAHVYTGPEVIEHGLSSKKAVICGGNDCPLPPGYRFEDMAPVADVKPKDVPKPMSTDEALDSLSFGFTTSMPPIPQKQEKKVEDLAAIDALSAGFSNFAPPPPAPIKKAEEFKSAPVTKSPAPPVDKKAKVEKFADDFSLMSGLDSPLATKPKTDEVQVEVVPPGAKAAKGPAPMHPAKATPLTTGGGNIVGEVTTPWKAEVPKLQESPEQTAKSVPTTSSKVDMAKKDPAKLVTAVAAPAAAAGDASLKGPQTKVQVEVVPQGAKAAKKELAVDPFDALADSLPSSESFAPAAHVYTGPEVIEHGLSSKKGVICGGNDCPLPPGYRFEDMSPVADVKPKDVPKPMSTDEALDSLSFGFTSSMAPIPQKQEKKVEDLAAIDALSAGFSNFAPPPPAPIKKAEEFKSAPVTKSPAPPVDKKAKVEKFADDFSLMSGLDSPLATKPKTDESVPTTSSKVDMAKKDPAKLVTAVAAPAAVAGDASLKGPQTKVQVEVVPPGAKAAKEPAPMHPAKATPLTTGGGNIVGEVTTPWKAEVPKLQESPEQTAKSVPTTSSKVDMAKKDPAKLVTAVAAPAAAAGDASLKGPQTKVQVEVVPPGAKAAKEPAPMHPAKATPLTTGGGNIVGEVTTPWKAEVPKLQECPEQTAKSVPTTSSKVDMAKKDPAKLVAAVAAPAAAAGDAFLKGPQTKKVEDLAAVDALSAGFSNFAPPPPAPIKKAEEFKSAPVTKSPAPPVDKKAKVEKFADDFSLMSGLDSPLATKPKTDEGGSMSLDALSALGHSLPAPEPAPEPPKIRHEDIVTEGKLTSKKGVFVGERDDTLPPKYRFTENKVKDLPPLKPEPSLDSGEALDILSGDFMSSCVAPAVHAPVLCPPALPTQASDDFALDALAGDFVAPAVAPAVKSAVDRQLSRGTVDALDTLSDSLMDKAPIPEPAPVSVRDIVKEKKVIEEKLTKVGERDDSLPAEYRPTEKDRKAMAEAKVQADVRPKQPSMDDSKALDLLSRDLSSSAGPAAASVAVTAEQRQPRLEPMSAPVLDDLAGTLLPDTPEFKSKGDKPKNKSRSKSKKQRKEDPSSIDHLPGQLSSDVVSASTNKDGKS from the exons GCCCCAGTTGCAGATGTCAAGCCAAAAGATGTCCCG AAACCCATGAGCACCGATGAGGCTCTGGACTCCCTGTCCTTTGGGTTCACAACCTCAATGCCTCCCATCCCTCAGAAACAGGAGAAG AAAGTGGAAGACTTGGCTGCCATTGATGCCTTGTCTGCTGGCTTCTCAAACTTTGCTCCGCCTCCACCCGCTCCCATCAAG AAAGCTGAAGAGTTTAAGTCTGCACCTGTGACCAAGTCTTCTGCTCCCCCCGTTGACAAGAAAGCTAAGGTGGAAAAG ttTGCTGATGACTTCTCTCTAATGTCAGGATTGGACTCCCCACTGGCTACCAAGCCCAAGACAGATGAG AGTGTGCCCACCACATCAAGCAAAGTTGACATGGCTAAAAAGGATCCTGCTAAGTTGGTTACGGCTGTTGCTGCACCAGCTACCGCGGCTGGAGATGCCTCTCTGAAGGGGCCACAGACTAAG GTACAGGTGGAAGTAGTTCCCCCAGGAGCTAAGGCAGCCAAAGAG CCAGCACCCATGCACCCAGCCAAAGCTACACCTCTTACCACAGGAGGAGGCAATATTGTAGGGGAGGTTACAACGCCATGGAAAGCTGAAGTACCAAAGTTTCAAGAGTGTCCGGAACAGACAGCCAAG AGTGTGCCCACCACATCAAGCAAAGTTGACATGGCTAAAAAGGATCCTGCTAAGTTGGTCACGGCTGTTGCTGCACCAGCTGCCGCGGCTGGATATGCCTCTCTGAAGGGGCCACAGACTAAG AAAGTTGAGGATTTGGCTGCCGTTGATGCCTTGTCTGCTGGCTTTTCCAACTTTGCTCCACCTCCACCTGCTCCCATCAAG AAAGCTGAAGAGTTTAAGTCTGCACCTGTGACCAAGTCTCCTGCTCCCCTTGTTGACAAGAAAGCTAAGGTGGAAAAG TTTGCTGATGACTTCTCTCTGATGTCAGGATTGGACTCCCCACTGGCCATCAAGCCCAAGACGGATGAG GTACAGGTGGAAGTAGTTCCCCCAGGAGCTAAGGCAGCCAAAGAG CCAGCACCCATGCACCCAGCCAAAGCTACACCTCTTACCACGGGAGGAGGCAATATTGTAGGGGAGGTTACAACACCATGGAAAGCTGAAGTACCAAAGCTTCAAGAATCTCCGGAACAGACAGCCAAG AGTGTGCCCACCACATCAAGCAAAGTTGACATGGCTAAAAAGGATCCTGCTAAGTTGGTTACTTCTGTTGCTGCACCAGCTGCCGTGGCTGGAGATGCCTCTCTGAAGGGGCCACAGACTAAG GTACAGGTGGAAGTAGTTCCCCCAGGAGCTAAAGCAGCCAAAGAG CCGGCACCCATGCACCCAGCCAAAGCTACACCTCTTACCACGGGAGGAGGCAATATTGTAGGGGAGGTTACAACGCAATGGAAAGCTGAAGTACCAAAGCTTCAAGAGTCTCCGGAACAGACAGCCAAG GTACAGGTGGAAGTAGTTCCCCCAGGAGCTAAGGCAGCCAAAAAG GAGCTTGCTGTGGACCCGTTCGATGCCCTGGCTGATTCCTTACCCTCATCAGAGTCTTTCGCCCCTGCAGCCCATGTATACACCGGGCCAGAGGTGATAGAG CATGGATTATCCTCAAAGAAGGCAGTGATCTGTGGGGGTAACGACTGCCCACTGCCCCCAGGATACCGATTTGAAGACATG GCCCCAGTTGCAGATGTCAAGCCAAAAGATGTCCCG AAACCCATGAGCACCGATGAGGCTCTGGACTCCCTGTCCTTTGGGTTCACAACCTCAATGCCTCCCATCCCTCAGAAACAGGAGAAG AAAGTGGAAGACTTGGCTGCCATTGATGCCTTGTCTGCTGGCTTCTCAAACTTTGCTCCGCCTCCACCCGCTCCCATCAAG AAAGCTGAAGAGTTTAAGTCTGCACCTGTGACCAAGTCTCCTGCTCCCCCCGTTGACAAGAAAGCTAAGGTGGAAAAG ttTGCTGATGACTTCTCTCTGATGTCAGGATTGGACTCCCCACTGGCCACCAAGCCCAAGACAGATGAG GTACAGGTGGAAGTAGTTCCCCCAGGAGCTAAGGCAGCCAAAGGG CCAGCACCCATGCACCCAGCCAAAGCTACACCTCTTACCACGGGAGGAGGCAATATTGTAGGGGAGGTTACAACGCCATGGAAAGCTGAAGTACCGAAGCTTCAAGAATCTCCGGAACAGACAGCCAAG AGTGTGCCCACCACATCAAGCAAAGTTGACATGGCTAAAAAGGATCCTGCTAAGTTGGTTACGGCTGTTGCTGCACCAGCTGCCGCGGCTGGAGATGCCTCTCTGAAGGGGCCACAGACTAAG GTACAGGTGGAAGTAGTTCCCCAAGGAGCTAAGGCAGCCAAAAAG GAGCTTGCTGTGGACCCGTTCGATGCCCTGGCTGATTCCTTACCCTCATCAGAGTCTTTCGCCCCTGCAGCCCATGTATACACCGGGCCAGAGGTGATAGAG CATGGATTATCCTCAAAGAAGGGAGTGATCTGTGGGGGGAACGACTGCCCACTGCCCCCAGGATACCGATTTGAAGACATG TCCCCAGTTGCAGATGTCAAGCCAAAAGATGTCCCG AAACCCATGAGCACCGATGAGGCTCTGGACTCCCTGTCCTTTGGGTTCACAAGCTCTATGGCTCCCATCCCTCAGAAACAGGAGAAG AAAGTGGAAGACTTGGCTGCCATTGATGCCTTGTCTGCTGGCTTCTCAAACTTTGCTCCGCCTCCACCCGCTCCCATCAAG AAAGCTGAAGAGTTTAAGTCTGCACCTGTGACCAAGTCTCCTGCTCCCCCCGTTGACAAGAAAGCTAAGGTGGAAAAG ttTGCTGATGACTTCTCTCTGATGTCAGGATTGGACTCCCCACTGGCTACCAAGCCCAAGACAGATGAG AGTGTGCCCACCACATCAAGCAAAGTTGACATGGCTAAAAAGGATCCTGCTAAGTTGGTCACGGCTGTTGCTGCACCAGCTGCCGTGGCTGGAGATGCCTCTCTGAAGGGGCCACAGACTAAG GTACAGGTGGAAGTAGTTCCCCCAGGAGCTAAGGCAGCCAAAGAG CCAGCACCCATGCACCCAGCCAAAGCTACACCTCTTACCACGGGAGGAGGCAATATTGTAGGGGAGGTTACAACGCCATGGAAAGCTGAAGTACCAAAGCTTCAAGAATCTCCGGAACAGACAGCCAAG AGTGTGCCCACCACATCAAGCAAAGTTGACATGGCTAAAAAGGATCCTGCTAAGTTGGTTACGGCTGTTGCTGCACCAGCTGCCGCGGCTGGAGATGCCTCTCTGAAGGGGCCACAGACTAAG GTACAGGTGGAAGTAGTTCCCCCAGGAGCTAAGGCAGCCAAAGAG CCAGCACCCATGCACCCAGCCAAAGCTACACCTCTTACCACAGGAGGAGGCAATATTGTAGGGGAGGTGACAACGCCATGGAAAGCTGAAGTACCAAAGCTTCAAGAGTGTCCGGAACAGACAGCCAAG AGTGTGCCCACCACATCAAGCAAAGTTGACATGGCTAAAAAGGATCCTGCTAAGTTGGTTGCGGCTGTTGCTGCACCAGCTGCCGCAGCTGGAGATGCCTTTCTGAAGGGGCCACAGACTAAG AAAGTTGAGGATTTGGCTGCCGTTGATGCCTTGTCTGCTGGCTTTTCCAACTTTGCTCCACCTCCACCTGCTCCCATCAAG AAAGCTGAAGAGTTTAAGTCTGCACCTGTGACCAAGTCTCCTGCTCCCCCCGTTGACAAGAAAGCTAAGGTGGAAAAG ttTGCTGATGACTTCTCTCTGATGTCAGGATTGGACTCCCCACTGGCCACCAAGCCCAAGACAGATGAG gGTGGCTCCATGTCCCTGGATGCTCTCAGTGCTCTGGGACACTCTCTGCCTGCTCCAGAACCAGCACCTGAACCTCCCAAGATCAGACATGAGGACATAGTCACG GAGGGCAAACTCACATCGAAGAAGGGAGTTTTTGTGGGTGAGCGAGATGACACACTCCCACCAAAGTACAGGTTCACAGAAAACAAAGTCAAAGACCTGCCTCCTCTGAAGCCAGAG ccctccctgGACTCTGGTGAGGCTCTGGATATCTTGTCAGGTGACTTCATGTCTTCCTGTGTGGCTCCAGCTGTCCATGCTCCTGTCCTCTGCCCCCCAGCTCTTCCCACACAG GCCTCAGATGACTTTGCCTTGGATGCCCTGGCAGGGGACTTTGTAGCCCCAGCTGTTGCTCCTGCAGTCAAATCTGCTGTTGACCGCCAG ctatctagagggacagtagatgctCTGGATACCTTGTCAGACTCCCTGATGGACAAGGCTCCTATCCCAGAGCCTGCTCCTGTCTCAGTCAGAGACATCGTCAAG GAGAAAAAGGTTATAGAGGAGAAGCTTACCAaagtgggggagagggatgaCAGCCTTCCAGCTGAGTACCGGCCCACAGAGAAAGACCGAAAG GCAATGGCAGAGGCCAAAGTCCAGGCTGATGTTAGACCCAAGCAG CCGTCAATGGATGACAGCAAGGCCCTTGACCTCTTGTCTAGAGACTTGTCTTCATCCGCTGGTCCAGCTGCAGCCTCCGTAGCCgtgacagcagagcagagacagCCCAGACTGGAG CCCATGTCTGCCCCTGTCCTGGATGACCTGGCAGGCACCTTGCTCCCAGACACCCCCGAGTTCAAATCCAAGGGAGACAAGCCAAAG AACAAGTCAAGGTCAAAGTCAAAG AAACAAAGGAAGGAGGATCCGTCATCCATAGACCATCTGCCTGGACAGCTGAGTTCAGACGTAGTGTCAGCATCCACAAATAAGGATGGCAAGAGCTAG